Within the Methanobacterium sp. BRmetb2 genome, the region CGATTCTATGTAAGGGCATGAACTCCCCAAATCAACTGGAAGACTCAAGTAAAGATTTGAAAAGTTATTTTAATTTTTTTTGGGTTAAAATACTAATCACAGAATAAATAACAGTTAATGTTTATTTTGAGTGGATAATAAAATTAAATTTTTAAGAAACTATTTTAATAACTTAGAAATAATTTAACTATTATTACTTAAATTAAAAATAGAAATTTCTCATAATATTTTGTCTGCATTTAAATATTTTAAATTAACATCATAAGATTTAACGGGGAAAGTCTATGGGCCGCTATCAGCTGATTCTTTTGTTTTTAATAGTTATCCTGGTCTTGGTGGGGGCCTGGCAAGTCTCCATATCCAACGACCCGGATATCATAACTGTGGGTTATATACCCTGTGATCATTCTGCTGCTTTATTTGTAGCTGAAGCGAATAACACCTACGAAAAAGAAGGTTTAAACGTTAAATCCACTCAATTAGCAACAGGTTCTGACATAATTAGTGCTCTTTCCAGTGGTAAATTGGATGTTGGGTATTTGGGAATTACTCCCACACTTCAAGCCATCAGTCAGGGGGTTCCCATTAAAATAGTGGGGGCTGTTAACCTAGATGGCACGGGCATAGTAGTTCAAAAAAATTCTAAAATTCAAAAAATACCTGATTTGGAGGGTAAAACTGTAGCAACTCCTGGTGTAAGTTCCATTCAAGACATTCTCTTACTTTATGAATTGCAAAAGTATAATATGACATCAGATGATCTTAATATTGTATCCATGAACATTTACGTGATCCCATCGGCTCTAGCTGCAGATAAAATTGATGCTTATATAGCATACGAACCATTTGTATCCATAGCTCGTTACCGAAATACGGGTCAGGTAATGATGTACTCGGGGGAAATAATAAACAATCATCCTTGCTGTGTGATTGTAGCTCGAGAAGATTTTATTAAGGAACATCCTGATGAATTACAAAAATTCCTTAAAATTCATCATACAACCACGGAGTATGTTAAATCCCATCCAGAAGATTCTGCAGAAATGGTATCTCAAGAAATAGTCACAAACAGTAAAGTGGAACAAATGGCTATGAAGAATGTTATATATGTATCATTATTAGATGAAAAATTCCAACAAAGCGTCATAGATTTCATGATAATGGAAAATAAGTTAGGATATCTTAATAAAACATTAACTGCAGAACAACTATTTGACACTCGATTTTTAGGTGGTTAGTTTGAGAAAAATAATTTACTCCCTAATATTACCCATTCTAATTATCGTGGTCTGGGCCATTCTCACCACCTTCACCGGATATATACCTTCTTATATTTTACCTAGTCCTTCAGAGGTCTTCCAGTCTTTTTTGGAACTTATTTACAACGGTAGTTTACTGGAAGCTACTATTTATACATTAACTCAAGTTTTTTTTGGTTTAATTGTTTCCGCAGCTGTTGCCATTCCTCTGGGCATATTAATGGGATGGTCACGTAAGGTTGAAGGACTTTTTGGATTAATAGTTGGAATCTTAAGGCCAATTCCACCAATAGCATGGATACCTTTTGCCATCTTATGGTTTGGAATAGGGATGACTTCTTCAATTTTCATTATTTTCGCAGGAAGTGTTTTCCCCATACTAATAAATACTATTGACGGGGTTAAAAGAATAGACCCTGTGTTACCAGAGGCGGCTTATACTTTGGGGGCCACTGAATTCCAAACCATTAGAAAAGTTGTACTACCTGCAGCGTTACCTAACATTATAACCGGACTCAAGGTAGGGGTGGGTATTGGACTTATGTGTACTGTAGCTGCAGAGATGATAGGATCCAATAATGGTTTAGGATATATCATACTGACTTCAACAAGCATGTTAAACACTGGAGCCGCGATTGTAGGTATGCTGACCATTGGAATCATTGGTCTAGGTCTAGATTACCTTTTTAACAGAGTGGAGAAAGATCTAAGATGATAACTCTAAAAAATGTTTCTAAAACTTTTAATCACAATGGAAAAGCCTTGGAAATTTTAAAAGATATCAATCTTAAAGTCGTTGATGGAGAATTTTTATGTGTTTTAGGACCTTCTGGTTGTGGCAAAACTACTTTACTACGTATGATGGCTGGTTTAGATTTCCCTACGAGCGGCGAAATTAGGGAGGGTGATAAAATAGTGAGTGCTCCCACCAGAGGTCGGGGTTTTGTTTTCCAACAATATTCACTTTTTCCCTGGATGAATGTGCTGGATAATGTTAGTTTTGGTCTGGAATTAAGGGGTATTGCCAAAAAGGAGCGTTATATTCAATCACGAAAATATTTGAAAATGGTGGGACTTCTTCCCTTTCAGGATAGTTATCCCCATGAACTTTCAGGGGGCATGAAGCAGAGGGTTGCCATAGCCCGTTGTCTGGTAAACAAAACCCGTATCTTATTGATGGATGAGCCTTTTTCTGCATTAGATGTTCAAACCAGAGAGAAATTACAAGGAGAGCTTGTAAAAATTTGGGAAAATGAGAAAAAGACGGTAGTGTTTGTGACCCACTCGGTTGATGAGGCAGTGTTCCTTGCAGATCGAATAGTTGTTCTCAGCAGTGGTCCGGGATGTGTACTCCAAAATATTCCTATTAAAATGAAAAGAATTCGGGATAGGACTTCATATGAATTTTTAGACATTAAAAAATACATAATTAATTTGTTGAATGATTAATTTAAGAATTTTTAAATTTTTATTATAATCCTATATTTTCAATGAAACTCTTTTCATCAGTCAAATCATCCATTATAAAATCAACTTTCGATTTTATTAGTTCTTCAGAACTGTAGCGGCCGGTGGCAACACCAATGGTTTTTGCACCTGCTTTTTTACCTGCCACCACATCTCGGGGAGTATCTCCAATTACAAAAATTTCATCTCCCTTAAAATTAAACTCATATCTGGCTACTTTAATTGCTTTTTTAACAAGCAGGGAGCGTTCAGCATAGTCACTACCAAAACCACCAAAAGGAAAATATTCATCTAAACCTGCACGATTCAACTTAGCATAAGCTATAGGCTCTAAATTCCCAGTGGTAAGTCCCAAAAGAACTTCTTCTTTTTCAAGCAGATTCAAGAGATTTTTAGCACCATCAAGTGCTTTGACATTTTCCAGGTGCACATTTTCCAGATAATATTGAATCATATAATCCAAACAATTCTGAAAATTCTTTTTAATAGTATCTTCTTTAAATTTTCCCAATTCCAATACTTCTCTAAGAATTTGAGGGTCAGTTTTGCCAGCATAGTTTATACCGCTTATGTCTTCTTTCATACCATAGAACTTACCGACGGCGTGTACAAATGCTTGGTAGTGACAACGAGCCCCTCTGACTAAGGTTCCATCAATATCAAAAAGAGCTAAAATACTATTTGTCATGATTTATCTCCACATTGATTAAGATTTAGATAATAGTTCTGCTGCTGCATTTTCAGCAATATCTATCACAACTGCTTCTTCAAGAGTGACTACCTCTTTATCTTTCATTAAAATTTCTCCATTACATATCACAGTATTGATATCGGAACCATTAGCAGCGTATACTAAATGGGAAATTGGATGTCTATATGGTGTTAAGTGTGCTGAATTCATATCTGCTAATATTACATCTGCTTTTTTACCTACTTCAATTGTTCCTATCTCATTTTCAAGTCCCAAAGTACGGGCACCATTAATTGTACTCATTTCAAATACTTTTTTTGCGGATAACGCCATTGAATCAAGATTATGTACTTTTTGCAGTAGGGCGGCGATTTTCATCTCCTCTACCATATCTAAATTATTGTTTGAAGCCGCACCGTCAGTTCCTAAAGAAACACAGACTCCTCTTTTAATTAACTCATCTACTGGTGATATTCCAGAAGCTAATTTCATATTACTTGAAGGATTATGGGATAGTTTGACATTATTGTTTTTAATTATATTTTTTTCCTCTTCACTGAGCCAAACAGCATGGGCTGCAATTACATCTTCGCCTAAAAATCCCAACTCATCCAGGTATTCAAAAGGTCTCTTTCCCTGGGCCGCTATAACTTGTTCTACCTCGTTTTGGGTTTCACAAACATGTATATGAATATTTACTCCATACTTATCTGCTTTTTTTCGAACCTCTTCAAGTAGTTCTGGGGAACAAGTATATGTGCTGTGCGGGCCAAATGCAACTTGTATACGTCCTTCAGCAGTGTTATGGCATTTTTTAATTATTCTGATACTTTCTTTAAATTCATTTTTCCTTTTTTCTTCATCAAAAAGATCTATCATACCATGGGATAGTACTGAGCGCAGTCCAGACTCTTCTACTGCACGGGCCACATCATCCATGTAAAAGTACATGTCGTTAAAGGTGGTGGTACCTGATTTAATCATTTCTAAACAACCCAACAGGGCACCAGCATAACAATACTCCCCACTTAAATTAGCCTCCATAGGCCATATATATTCATTTAGCCAAGTATCCAATGGTAAATCATCAGCAAGACCTCTCATTAATGTCATTGGAACATGAGTATGGGTATTAACAAAGCCTGGCATTAATACTTTTTTATAGCCGTTTATAACTTCATCAGCATCTTTTGAATTTAATTTATCGTTAATTGTAGTGATTTTGTCATTTTCAATCAGTACTGATCCTTTTTTTAGATCTCCACCCAGTATTGCAATGTCTTTGATTAAAATACTTTTATTCTCCATGATACCACCATTCTATTTAAGAGGGATTAGACTACCTATTATATCTAAAGGTTAATATTATAACTGTCAATATTATAAATTTTCATAAATATTAATATTCACGAATTTTGAGATTCGGGATTAAAAAACTTTTAAAATTACTATTATAGGGAGGATTTTAATGAAATTAAGAATTGCCTTACCATCCAAGGGGAGAATAAGTGATCCTGCCGTTAAACTTTTAGGAAAGGCAGGAATTGGTTTAAAGGATACAGCTAATAGAAAACTGTTCTCAGAAACACATGATAATGATATAAGTGTAATGTTTACTCGTGCTGCAGACATACCCGAATTCGTTGCTGACGGCGCCGCAGATTTAGGAATAACTGGATTAGACCTTATAGGAGAAAAAGGTGTTGATGTAGAAATTTTAGAAGATTTAAACTTTGGAAGAGCTAAACTCGTTCTGGCAGCTCCGGAAGATTCTAAAATCAATAATATATCTGATATAGATGATGATGCAATTGTTGCTACAGAATTTCCCAATTTAACAGAAAAATATCTAAAAGATAACGGAATTAATGCTAAAATAGTGGAACTTAGCGGATCAACAGAAATAGCTCCTTTTATAGGGGTGGCAGATATAATCGTTGATCTAACCAGTACAGGAACCACACTCAAGATGAATCATCTGAAAATTATCGACACGGTTGTAGAAAGTTCTGTAAAACTTGTAGCTAATAAAGAAAGCTATAATGCCAAGGAAGAGAAGATTGAAGCTGTAAGGACTGGTATTAAAGGAGTTATTGATGCTGAAGGTAAAAAACTGGTTATGATGAATGTGGATGAAAAACATCTAAAAGCCATAAAAAAGGCTATGCCCGGACTCACCGGCCCAACTGTGTCACAAGTTTTATCCAATAATGGTGTGGTGGCAGTCCACGCTGTGGTGGATGAAAAAAAAGTTTTTAAACTAGTAAATAAGCTTAAAATGATAGGTGCCAGGGATATCCTGGTGGTTCCAATTGAAAGAATAATATAAGCTCCTGTTTTATATTAATCCCATTTTATTGGGTTAATATTAATAAATTTGCATAGAAACATTTTTTAGGATTTTTTAAAAATTATACGTGATCGGCATGAGAAAACTACTTTGGTGGTTAATTGCAGGCTCAACCGGAGGGCCTAACCGTGCTAAAATTATAATGACACTGCATAAAAGACCATCAAATGCTAATCAACTTTCAGAAAATCTAAAATTAAATTATAAAACCGTAAGGCATCACTTAAAGATTTTAGAAGAAAACGATGTTATCACCACTACAGGTAAGAAGAAATATGGTGAAATATATTTTCTTTCAGAAAAGATGGAAGAAAACTATGATACTTTTAAGGATATCTGGAATGAATTGGAATAAATAGAGCACTAAATTAAAAGGGGTTTGAAGATGCAAATAGGAAATTTTGAAACAATCAAATTATTAATCTATATAACCGCCATAGTGGGAATAGCTAATGTTAGCTTATTGTTATTATTATTAAAATCCTATTGGAGAACATATAAAGAATTGAAATCTGAATTTACCATAGGACTTTTATATTTTTCAACATTTTTACTTCTTCAGAATATCATAACCACTGTTTTTATCACTTTACAATTAATATTAATTCCTTTTTCATCTGTATTAGAGATTCGTGGGCCTCATTTACCTTTATTTTTAATCAACTTAGTCCAGTTAGTTGCCTTATCTATACTCTTTAAGATCACCAGAAAATAAACTGACCAATAAGATTTGTGCATAATTTGTGCATAATTAATGTTTTATTCTTGCTTAAATTCGGCATAGGACTATATTAGTCCCTTAGTATAGATAGGTTCATGTCTTATTTATCACTAATTCTGAAAAATCCCTTCAGAAATAAAACAAGAAGTTCCCTTGCAATTATCGGGATTGCAATTGGAATAGCGACCATCGTAGGGTTGGGTCTCCTAACTGGTGGTCTAAAAGCCTCCACAGAATCTAAACTCAAAGCAGGGGCAGCTGAAATTACAGTTGTTCAGGCCAACAGTGGAATGGGTATTGTTGGTAGCACTGGTACTATTGATGAGAGTAGGGTGGCGGATATTCAAGAATTAAGCGGCGTTAAAGATGTTGCCGGAGTTTTAACCACAACTTATATGGATTCAAATTCAAGCGGCGGCAGTTTTAGGTCTGGACAGATATTTATCACAGGAATCAATAGTAACAAATTAAATCTTGCCAATATTGAGAGTGTTAACGGAACTATTTTCTCTAACGGAAACACAAATGAGATAATAATGGGTAAAACTGCTTCTGAAAACCTTAATAAAACAGTGGGAGATACCATCAACCTTTTTGGTACTGAATTCAAAATTACGGGAACATTTGAAAGTGGAAATATCATGACGGATAGTGGCATTTTCATGTCATTAGATACACTACAGAGTTTAACCAACAAAACAGGCACAGTCAGTACTATATATGTTAAGATAGCAGACAATGCCAACGTCACAACTGTGAGTAAAGCAATTGACAATGCTTATCCTAATGAACTCTCAGCTTCTTCAGCAGCAGCACAAGCAAACAGAATGAATGAAGCATTAAGTACCATAGATACTGCAACATGGGCAATTTCTCTTTTAGCAATCTTTATCGGTGCAGTTGGAGTTATAAATACCATGATAATGTCAGTTTACGAGAGAACTAGAGAGATAGGGGTTCTAAAAGCTGTGGGTTGGAAAGAACACAGAATACTAGGAATGATACTGGGAGAATCAATAGTTTTAACATTAATAGCAGCTGTTGTTGGTTCAATATTAGGAATAGTAGCTGTAACAGTCGGGTTAATGCTTATTTCAAATGTCGGATCAGTGATTACTCCTGTATATTCAGTGGACTTATTTTTAAGAGCTTTTGCTGTAGCACTATTTGTGGGAATAATAGGTGGAATATACCCAGCATATCGGGCATCAAGGTTACCACCGACTGAGGCGTTGCGTTATGAATAATGAAAATATTATTGAGATTAAAAATCTTAAAAAAAGTTACGACCATGGGAAAATAAAGGCATTAAACGGAATAGACCTAAATGTTCAAAAAGGAGAGTTTGTATCCATAATGGGACAGTCTGGTTCTGGAAAATCAACTTTACTCAACATGATAGGGGCCTTAGACCAGGCGGATGAAGGATCAATACAAGTAGCAGATAAGGATCTTATGAAAACCAAAAACTTGAATGAATTTCGATCAAAAGAAATTGGGTTTGTATTCCAGATGCACAATTTGATACCTAATTTAACTGTCCTGGAGAATGTGCAAATACCTATGTTTGAAAGAAACTTATCATCAACTGAAATGGATAAAAGAGCCAAAAATCTTTTAAAATCAGTGGAACTAGAAGATAGAATGAATCAAACACCCAACAAACTTTCTGGAGGGGAAAGACAGAGAGTGGCCATAGCCAGAGCCTTAGTAAACCATCCATCCATAATACTGGCCGACGAACCAACAGGATCCCTGGATTCCAAGACTGGTGATGTAATCCTAAATTTAATAAAGGATATTCACCAGAAAGAGAATGTAACTTTGGTTATGGTAACCCACGAGGCTTACGTGGCAAATATGGCGGACCGAACAATAACTGTGCTTGATGGGAAAGTTCAAGGAGATAATTAAAAAAATTAACAATGCCAAGATTAATTTTTTTTATCCATTTTTTTTGACTCTAAAAGAATTAATATTTTAGATTAACATGCCACTAATTGAAATTGCAGCAATGGGTTTGTTATTAATCATTGTAACTGTAACTGTGGGAATAGCAAATATATGCTTGTTATTATTGCTTATAAGTTCCTACTGGAAGACTTATAAAAAATTAAAATCTGGATTTACCATAGGACTTTTATATTTTTCATCATTTTTACTTCTTCAGAATATTATGGTAACTAGTTTTATGGCATTTCAATTGTTTTTACCTCCAATTTCTCCATTTGCAGAGGTTCACGGACCAAAATTGCCCTTATTTTTAATTAACATTGTACAGTTAATTGCCTTATTTATACTCTTTAAAATCACCAGGAAATGACCTAACAGTTTTACGGGTTTAATAGTAAGGAGCTATAATTATTAGTAATTAGTACAACATAAAAAAGGTCATGTCATATTTTTCTTTAATACTGAAAAACCCATTCAGAAATAGAACCAGAACTTCTCTGGCAATAGTAGGAATTGCCATTGGAATCGCCACTATTGTGGCATTAGGTCTAATTACTGGAGGTCTTAAAGCATCTACTGAAACTACTCTAAAAGCGGGAGGTGCTGAAATTACAGTTCTCCAAAACAATTCTGGACAGTTCATGAATGGGCGCATTGATGAAAATCGCGTCGATGAAATTAAGGAGATATCTGGAGTTAAGGATACTGCAGGAATTTTAAGAGCCCAGGTTGAAGTACCTGGCGCAGATTTCCCTTTATCTCTAACTGGTATTAAAGTAGAAAAGTTGATCTTGGCCAACATTGACAGTGTCACTGGAACAAAATTTTCTAATGGAAGTCAGGACGAGGTTATAATTGGCAAAACTGCATCTGAAACCCTTAATAAAGGTGTTGGGGATACTATAGTTCTTTTTGGTAAGAACTTCAAAATAACTGGTATTTTTGAAACAGGAAGTTTTATCCAGGATGCAGGGGCCTACATGTCTTTAGATACTCTTCAAAATCTTACCTCAAGGGAGGGAGAAGTTAGTATGATATACGTTAAGATCACCGACAATGCTAACATTACTCAGGTAAGTAAAAGAATTGAAGATGCTTATCCAAATGAATTAACCACCACCACGGCCATGGCCCAGGCCAGCAGAATAAACACAGGATTAAGTGCAATAGACACTGCTACATGGGCTATTTCACTCCTTGCAATTATAATAGGGGGAATAGGCGTTATAAATACCATGATAATGTCAGTTTACGAGAGAACCCGGGAAATCGGAGTTTTAAAAGCAGTAGGATGGAAGGGCCGCAGAATACTGGGAATGATCTTGGGTGAAGCAATTGTATTAACATTAATTGCTGGAGTGGTAGGTACAGTAATGGGTATAATTGCAGTTGAGGTTTTATTGTCCATTTCACCAACTACCAGTTTCATTGAACCGGTTTTTTCTATGGATATATTTATTAGGGCGTTTGGTATTGCTTTTCTTGTAGGTGTTATAGGAGGTTTATATCCTGCTTATCGAGCTTCAAAACTTGCTCCAACCGAGGCGCTGCGTTATGAATGAAGAAAATATTATTGAGATTAAAAATCTTAAAAAAAGTTACGACCATGGAAAAATAAAGGCATTAAACGGAATAGACCTAAATGTTCAAAAAGGAGAGTTTGTATCCATAATGGGACCTTCTGGTTCTGGAAAATCAACTCTACTTAATATGATAGGGGCTCTGGATAAGGCTGATGAAGGATATATTAATGTTGCAGGCATAGATTTAATTGAAACTAATGATTTAAGTGAATTTAGATCAAAAGAGATAGGCTTTGTATTTCAACTTCATAATCTAATACCTAACCTGACTGTTCTAGAGAATGTTCAGATTCCAATGTATGAAGGAAGTTATACCAGTAAAAAAATGGATAAAAGGGCTAAAGAACTTTTAAAATTAGTTGGCCTCGAAGATAAAATAGATCAAATGCCTACCAAACTTTCCGGTGGTGAAAGACAGAGAGTAGCAATTGCAAGAGCGTTAGTGAATCATCCTTCTATAATATTAGCCGATGAACCAACGGGTTCATTGGATTCAAAAACAGGAGATGTTATTTTGGGTATTCTAAAGGATCTCCACAAAAAAGAGAATGTCACTCTGGTAATGGTTACTCATGAGCCCTACGTGGCTGAAATGGCCGATCGAAAGATTAAAGTTCTTGACGGCACAGTGGCGGAATAGTTAAATTGGAGATAACTTAACTAATAAACTTGATAATTGGATCATGATTTAATAAGCTTCAAATCTTTATTTTTACTTATTGTTTATTAAATGAATTTTATTAAATTAATTTTACATTATCCAAAGTATTATAATTCTAAAACTATTAAACAATCTTTTATGGTGATTTAATGAAATTAATAAGATTCGTTAAGGATGGAAAAGAGAAAATCGGAATATTAGAATGTACAACAATAAATGAGATTTCCATTCCAATGATCCAAGCTTTAAACTCAGAAGACCTTTCAAACTTTCAAAAAAAATCTTATAAATTGACTCAAGTCCAAATAAAACCTCCAGTAATCC harbors:
- a CDS encoding lipoprotein-releasing system ATP-binding protein LolD: MNNENIIEIKNLKKSYDHGKIKALNGIDLNVQKGEFVSIMGQSGSGKSTLLNMIGALDQADEGSIQVADKDLMKTKNLNEFRSKEIGFVFQMHNLIPNLTVLENVQIPMFERNLSSTEMDKRAKNLLKSVELEDRMNQTPNKLSGGERQRVAIARALVNHPSIILADEPTGSLDSKTGDVILNLIKDIHQKENVTLVMVTHEAYVANMADRTITVLDGKVQGDN
- a CDS encoding ABC transporter permease, whose translation is MSYFSLILKNPFRNRTRTSLAIVGIAIGIATIVALGLITGGLKASTETTLKAGGAEITVLQNNSGQFMNGRIDENRVDEIKEISGVKDTAGILRAQVEVPGADFPLSLTGIKVEKLILANIDSVTGTKFSNGSQDEVIIGKTASETLNKGVGDTIVLFGKNFKITGIFETGSFIQDAGAYMSLDTLQNLTSREGEVSMIYVKITDNANITQVSKRIEDAYPNELTTTTAMAQASRINTGLSAIDTATWAISLLAIIIGGIGVINTMIMSVYERTREIGVLKAVGWKGRRILGMILGEAIVLTLIAGVVGTVMGIIAVEVLLSISPTTSFIEPVFSMDIFIRAFGIAFLVGVIGGLYPAYRASKLAPTEALRYE
- a CDS encoding ABC transporter permease is translated as MRKIIYSLILPILIIVVWAILTTFTGYIPSYILPSPSEVFQSFLELIYNGSLLEATIYTLTQVFFGLIVSAAVAIPLGILMGWSRKVEGLFGLIVGILRPIPPIAWIPFAILWFGIGMTSSIFIIFAGSVFPILINTIDGVKRIDPVLPEAAYTLGATEFQTIRKVVLPAALPNIITGLKVGVGIGLMCTVAAEMIGSNNGLGYIILTSTSMLNTGAAIVGMLTIGIIGLGLDYLFNRVEKDLR
- a CDS encoding nitrate ABC transporter ATP-binding protein, translating into MITLKNVSKTFNHNGKALEILKDINLKVVDGEFLCVLGPSGCGKTTLLRMMAGLDFPTSGEIREGDKIVSAPTRGRGFVFQQYSLFPWMNVLDNVSFGLELRGIAKKERYIQSRKYLKMVGLLPFQDSYPHELSGGMKQRVAIARCLVNKTRILLMDEPFSALDVQTREKLQGELVKIWENEKKTVVFVTHSVDEAVFLADRIVVLSSGPGCVLQNIPIKMKRIRDRTSYEFLDIKKYIINLLND
- a CDS encoding lipoprotein-releasing system ATP-binding protein LolD, coding for MNEENIIEIKNLKKSYDHGKIKALNGIDLNVQKGEFVSIMGPSGSGKSTLLNMIGALDKADEGYINVAGIDLIETNDLSEFRSKEIGFVFQLHNLIPNLTVLENVQIPMYEGSYTSKKMDKRAKELLKLVGLEDKIDQMPTKLSGGERQRVAIARALVNHPSIILADEPTGSLDSKTGDVILGILKDLHKKENVTLVMVTHEPYVAEMADRKIKVLDGTVAE
- a CDS encoding aliphatic sulfonate ABC transporter substrate-binding protein, giving the protein MGRYQLILLFLIVILVLVGAWQVSISNDPDIITVGYIPCDHSAALFVAEANNTYEKEGLNVKSTQLATGSDIISALSSGKLDVGYLGITPTLQAISQGVPIKIVGAVNLDGTGIVVQKNSKIQKIPDLEGKTVATPGVSSIQDILLLYELQKYNMTSDDLNIVSMNIYVIPSALAADKIDAYIAYEPFVSIARYRNTGQVMMYSGEIINNHPCCVIVAREDFIKEHPDELQKFLKIHHTTTEYVKSHPEDSAEMVSQEIVTNSKVEQMAMKNVIYVSLLDEKFQQSVIDFMIMENKLGYLNKTLTAEQLFDTRFLGG
- a CDS encoding ATP phosphoribosyltransferase, encoding MKLRIALPSKGRISDPAVKLLGKAGIGLKDTANRKLFSETHDNDISVMFTRAADIPEFVADGAADLGITGLDLIGEKGVDVEILEDLNFGRAKLVLAAPEDSKINNISDIDDDAIVATEFPNLTEKYLKDNGINAKIVELSGSTEIAPFIGVADIIVDLTSTGTTLKMNHLKIIDTVVESSVKLVANKESYNAKEEKIEAVRTGIKGVIDAEGKKLVMMNVDEKHLKAIKKAMPGLTGPTVSQVLSNNGVVAVHAVVDEKKVFKLVNKLKMIGARDILVVPIERII
- a CDS encoding haloacid dehalogenase, which encodes MTNSILALFDIDGTLVRGARCHYQAFVHAVGKFYGMKEDISGINYAGKTDPQILREVLELGKFKEDTIKKNFQNCLDYMIQYYLENVHLENVKALDGAKNLLNLLEKEEVLLGLTTGNLEPIAYAKLNRAGLDEYFPFGGFGSDYAERSLLVKKAIKVARYEFNFKGDEIFVIGDTPRDVVAGKKAGAKTIGVATGRYSSEELIKSKVDFIMDDLTDEKSFIENIGL
- a CDS encoding ABC transporter permease — its product is MSYLSLILKNPFRNKTRSSLAIIGIAIGIATIVGLGLLTGGLKASTESKLKAGAAEITVVQANSGMGIVGSTGTIDESRVADIQELSGVKDVAGVLTTTYMDSNSSGGSFRSGQIFITGINSNKLNLANIESVNGTIFSNGNTNEIIMGKTASENLNKTVGDTINLFGTEFKITGTFESGNIMTDSGIFMSLDTLQSLTNKTGTVSTIYVKIADNANVTTVSKAIDNAYPNELSASSAAAQANRMNEALSTIDTATWAISLLAIFIGAVGVINTMIMSVYERTREIGVLKAVGWKEHRILGMILGESIVLTLIAAVVGSILGIVAVTVGLMLISNVGSVITPVYSVDLFLRAFAVALFVGIIGGIYPAYRASRLPPTEALRYE
- a CDS encoding N-ethylammeline chlorohydrolase, which produces MENKSILIKDIAILGGDLKKGSVLIENDKITTINDKLNSKDADEVINGYKKVLMPGFVNTHTHVPMTLMRGLADDLPLDTWLNEYIWPMEANLSGEYCYAGALLGCLEMIKSGTTTFNDMYFYMDDVARAVEESGLRSVLSHGMIDLFDEEKRKNEFKESIRIIKKCHNTAEGRIQVAFGPHSTYTCSPELLEEVRKKADKYGVNIHIHVCETQNEVEQVIAAQGKRPFEYLDELGFLGEDVIAAHAVWLSEEEKNIIKNNNVKLSHNPSSNMKLASGISPVDELIKRGVCVSLGTDGAASNNNLDMVEEMKIAALLQKVHNLDSMALSAKKVFEMSTINGARTLGLENEIGTIEVGKKADVILADMNSAHLTPYRHPISHLVYAANGSDINTVICNGEILMKDKEVVTLEEAVVIDIAENAAAELLSKS
- a CDS encoding transcriptional regulator, whose protein sequence is MRKLLWWLIAGSTGGPNRAKIIMTLHKRPSNANQLSENLKLNYKTVRHHLKILEENDVITTTGKKKYGEIYFLSEKMEENYDTFKDIWNELE